In Flavobacterium sp. 83, the genomic window CTTTTAGAATAAATAGATATAAGATACTTTTGTAATGCAAATAAATTTAAAAAAAATGGACAAGAAGATAATTTCAACCGGAGCACTATTTGGGATGATAGCGATAATTTTAGGTGCTTTTGGCGCACATGCCCTAAAAAAAGTACTGTCCCTTGAGCAGCTTTCTACTTTTGAGACCGGAGTACGCTATCAAATGTACCATGCTGTCTTTTTATTGTTTATTGGACTCACAAATGACCTATCCCAAAAAGCAAAAAAAACGATCTATTTTTTAGTGCTTTTTGGTGTAATTTTATTTTCAGGGTCCATTTATTTATTGGCAACGAATGACCTCACCTCATTTGATTTCAAAGCCATCGGATTTGTGACTCCCATCGGCGGACTCCTATTAATACTGGCCTGGGGCGTTTTATTGACCAAAATAATAAATAAAAAATCATAAAATTTGGATAAAAAAATTCTATCTGAAATATAATTTCTACTTTTGCAGTCTATAAAAACACACACACAACATTTAAATTTATGGACAATAACACCCTTTTCACGCAATCGATTTCGTTAAAAGACTTAGGAATTGAAAACGCAACCGTTCATTACCAACTATCCCCTGATGAATTACATGAAATTACCATCAAATCAGGACAAGGTATTGAAATTTCTACTGGAGCATTGGCAATAAATACAGGAGAATATACGGGACGCTCTCCGCAAGATCGTTTTATAGTAAAAGACAGCATTACTGAAAACCAAGTTTGGTGGGGAAAAGTAAACCTTCCATTTGAACCAGATGCTTTTGAAGCTTTGTACAATAAAGTTACTGCCTATTTAGCTAACAAAGAGGTTTTTGCAAGAGATTCTTATGTATGTGCCGATCCAAATTATAGGCTCAATGTTCGCGTGATTACAGAAACAGCTTGGGCAAATTTATTTTGTTACAATATGTTTTTGAGACCGGAAATACAGGAATTAGCTGATTTCACTCCAGAATGGACGTTATTATGTGTACCAAGTTTCTTAGCGGATCCGGCAGTGGACGGAACACGCCAAAAGAATTTCGCTATATTGGATTTTACCCGAAAAGTAGTTTTAATAGGTGGAACGGGTTATACAGGAGAAATGAAAAAAGGAATTTTCTCAGCGTTGAATTTCATTATGCCTGTTTTCAAAAACACTTTACCCATGCATTGCAGTGCCAATGTAGGGAAAGAGGGCGACACCGCAATTTTCTTTGGATTGTCAGGAACTGGAAAAACAACTTTATCAGCTGATCCAAACAGAAAATTAATTGGTGATGACGAACACGGCTGGACTAATGAAAATACCGTTTTTAATTTCGAAGGAGGCTGTTACGCAAAAGTGATCAATCTCACCGAAGAAAATGAACCAGATATTTTTAGAGCGATTAAAAAAGGAGCTATTCTAGAAAACATAGGCATTAAAAAAGGCACAAATGAAGTAGATTTTGAAGACATTTCAATTACTCAAAATACTCGTGTAAGCTACCCAATTTACCATATTGATAATATACAGCCCGGTTCAATAGGAAGAAATCCTAAAAATATATTTTTCTTAACCGCTGATTCATTCGGAATTTTACCTCCAATTTCAAAACTGACTCCAGGTCAGGCGGCTTACCACTTTATCTCAGGATATACTGCAAAAGTTGCTGGTACCGAAGAAGGAATTACAGAACCTCAACCTAATTTTTCGGCTTGTTTTGGTGCCCCTTTTATGCCTTTGCACCCTACAAAATATGCTGAAATGTTGAGCAAAAAAATGAAAGATGCTAATGTAAAAGTTTGGTTAATCAATACTGGCTGGACTGGCGGCCCTTACGGAACAGGAAGCAGAATGAAACTGAAATACACTCGTGCCATGATTACCGCAGCATTAAATGGAGAATTAGACAATGTAGCGTTTGAGAATCACAAAGTGTTTGGAATTGCAAAACCACAAACTTGCCCTAATGTTCCCAGCGAAATCCTAAATCCAAGAAATACATGGGAAGATCCAGAACTATACGATAAAAAAGCGGTAGAATTAGCTCAAAAATTCAAAGCTAATTTTGCTCAATTTGAAGAATTTGCAAATGCCGAAATTATGGCAGGAGCGCCTTTAGCATAAGTTAATTATAATTCAAAAAAGAAAAAGAGCTGTTCCTTGTGAGCAGCTCTTTTTTATTTAACACGATTCGTAACAAAAAGCTTTAAACAAATACCTATCAAGTATTTATACCAATATTCATTTTTTGGCGTTAAATTTGTAATCATCAATCAAAAAAAAAAATCAATCATGTTAAAACAATTTTTCATCCTTTGTTCCGGAGCCGATAAAGATCTTCTTGAAGGCTGTTCCGAAGGCGAACAAACTAAATATGTCGGTATTGGCGCCACTGTTTTTTTTACCGCTGTAATGGCTTTTCTCGCCAGCTCCTATGCGCTTTTTACTGTTTTTGACAGTATTTATCCCGCAATCGCGTTTGGTATCGTTTGGAGTTTACTAATTTTCAATCTGGATCGTTTTATTGTTTCCACTATTCGAAAAAGAGACCAACTGGGAAGTGAATTTCTACAGGCAACACCCCGAATTATTCTTGCGGTGATTATTGCTATCGTTATATCGAAACCCTTAGAAATTAAAATCTTCGAAAAAGAAATTAATACCGTTTTATTGAAAGAGAAAAACGCAATGGCATTGAATAACAAAAAAGAAGTAGCCAATTATTTCAAATCAGATTTAGACAAGAATAAAGCCGAAATCGATAAATTAAAATCAGAAATCACCAATAAAGAAAAGGAAGTCAATACACTTTACGAAACTTATATTACAGAAGCCGAAGGAACTGCCGGAACTAAAAAACTAGGCAAAGGTCCCGTTTTTAAAGAGAAAATAGCCAAACATGATTTGGTTAAAAAAGAATTGGACACGCTACAAAAAACCAACTTGGCTAAAATTGCCGAAATGGAGAAAAACAACAAAACACTTCAAACTGATTTAGACAAAAAGGTTACCGAAACCCAGCCTATTATTGATGGATTCGACGGTTTAATGGCTCGAATCAATGCTCTGGATAAATTGCCTTGGTTGCCTTCATTTTTTATAATGCTACTATTTTTAGCCATTGAAACTTCACCGATAATCGCCAAACTCTTATCTCCAAAAGGAGAATATGATTTTAAACTGGAAGATCTGGAAACGGCCTTAAAAGCTACTATAGAGCAGGATAAGTACCAACGAGGTCTTTTAGTAAAAACTAGCGCTTCCATGCATGACAAGGTCTATGAAGATATTGCAGACGATAAGAAACTGTATGATTTACAACGAAAAAACGCTAGTGATTTATTAGAATTACAATCCAATAATTTTGTAGAAAAGCAAAAAAGAACGCTTTAGTCTTACTGTTAAAAAGTCGAAAGTCATAAAGTGAAAAGATAATGCATTTCTTTTGACTTTATGACTTTCGGGCTTAAGACTAATTACATATAGCTCAAAATTTCTTTTTTGAAGGCGTCATATTCACCTTGCAAAATCAATCCGTTATCCAATAATTTTTTATAATTCTGTAATTTTTCAAAAAGTTCATCTTGGGATAATCCGCTAAGTCCACTTTCCTTTGGAGCCTCAGCTGAAGTATTGAATTGCTCGTTTTCCATAGTATAAACTGGTGGCGTAACAGGCATTATTTCGGCAAAACTAATCACTTCTTCCGTTTCCATTTCTTCGACAACTTCTACTTTTTCTATTGAAGCAATAGAAACTTCATCCGTTATTGGAGCGTTTGGAATAGTACCACTTTTCAAAATATCCAATTGTTCTTTAGCATACGTAAAAATCTTTCTAGCTTGAATTTTAGGAATATAATCAATAGAAACCTCCATATTAGTTCTGGTCGTAAAAGAAAACTCAGAACCCAGAATATTTTCTTTTACAAAAGTTCCTTCTATTTCGTCCCACGTGTAATCAATAAAATTCATGGATAGTCCAAGATTTTTTGGCTGACAAATGATGATTCTTTTGTTAGTCAACACAATACTATCAGGCAAAACGGTAATTGCCGGTTTTTTTTGTACAGCGATATACCCTATTTCTTCATTTTTCATCAATAAATCACTCAATTTTGAAGCGATTTTTTCAATAGCTTTTGGATCTTGTTCTTCGTTTAGAAACTTTTTAAATTGTTCTTTCATATGATAGGCTGAATTTATTTCAGTGTTTATAATTTTAATCAAAATTTGTTCGCAAAAGTAATGCCTAATTTTCTAATTCAATAATTTCGTTTTGCAATTTCTTTGTTAAACTTTTGAAAACCAAATCATAGGAATAATCAATCAATTCTTTGACAAGCGTATCCGAAACGTCTGTATTTATTTTTATTGTATTCCAATGAATTTTACTCATGTGAAAACCCGGTTGAATTGCATCGTATTCCGCACGTAATTCCTGTGCTCTTTCCGGATCACATTTCAAATTTACTGCTGGTTGTCCTTTCTCCCATTGGTTTAAAGACGACAACGCAAACATTTTCCCACCCACTTTAAAAACTAAAGTATCTTCGTCAAAAGGGAAATGTTCCGTCACTCCTTTTTTTGAAAGACAATATTCGTAATACGTTACTAAGTTCATTTTATGAAATTATTTTCATTCCAAATTTATGATTCATTATTTAAAATAGCATACAAAACTGGTTTACTCGGACTCGCATCATTCTCGAAAGAGGCAATTTGCAAATTCAACAAATAACTTCCGTCTTGTATTTCATTCGGAACAAAAATCATTTCTGTAATTGTCGATTCTAATCTTGCATCAGCATTCAAATTGTTGATATCGGTTACATTCCAAAAGGCTTTGTGCGCCAATAATTTTCCATCGTCTTTTTCTTTATCGACACTGGGTAAATCAATCAGCAAATGCTGAATCCCGCTTTCGCGAATGAACCGCGCAGCAGCTTCATCCAGATAAGGCGGATTTGTATGCGAATATTTTAAAGATTTTTTTAATTTAAAATTAGGAAGCGTTCTAATGATTAGTGCTTCTTTTGGAACACCTAATTTCAATGTCACATCGAGCGCAGTCGAGATGCTATCCATAGTGATTACCAAATCCTCTCCTAGCAGTTCCGGCACAACCGAAACCAATTCCGCGAAAAAGAAAAACTGTTTCAACGATTGATTAATGCTGTAAAATTCTCGTGTGATATGCCCCAGACATTCGGTGTGGGTTCCGTGTCCGTGTGGATTGAAGAAAATATTATTAAAATTGGTGGATGATTTCCCTTCTGAAACTTTACCAATCCAATCCCCAAAAACAACGGGTTCGATTACTGGTTTTTCGATATACCAAGCAATTGGATTTTCAGCGGTATTCGTTAATGGAATCGAAATATCAATTGGTTTTGATAAATCGACTTTAAATTCGTTGTTAATAGTTGCTATCATAATTTATTTAAACACTACGTTCACAAAGAAGGCACTGAGCGCACAAAGCTTAGTGAACTTTGCGGTTGATTTGTTATTCCAAATTTAAATAAAATAAGTCTGATGCTATTCCATCTGTCAAAAACTTTCCTTTTTTGGTGGGTTTTAGAATGTTATTTTCAATGTAAATCAAATCATCGTTCAAGAACTTCTGAATCTGTTTCTTCAAATATTTTAAATAGTCAACTCCAAATTCATTCTCAATTCTATCCAAAGAAACGCCCCAAATTGTTCGCAGACCAGTCATAACATATTCGTTGTATCGGTCTGCAACTGATAGCGTTTCTGTTTCGTTTGGCAGTTTATCTTCTTCTATGGATTTTAAATACAGCGAATTATTCGAAATATTCCAACTTCTTGAAACACCATTATAACTGTGTGCCGAAGGGCCAATTCCAATATATTTTTTTCCTAACCAATACGCCGAATTGTTCTTGGAAAAATAATTGGCCTTTCCAAAATTCGACAATTCGTAATGGATAAAATCATTAGCTTCTAGTATTTCCACCAAAATAGCAAAATGTTCTTGGGCAACTTCATCTTTAGGAGCAGCAATTTTTCCCGACTGAATCAGTTTATTCAAAGCTGTTTTAGGCTCTACTGTCAAGGCATAACTCGAAATATGCGGAATCCCAAAACTCAGAGCGGTTTCTATATTTTGCTTCCATTTTTCGTTGCTCATTCCTGGAATTCCGTAAATCAAGTCAAGAGAAATATTATCGAAATACTTTGTCGCTTCTTCTAAGCATTTTTTGGCTTCCGCCGAATTATGAGCGCGGTTCATCAATTGTAAATCGTCTTCAAAGAAAGACTGGATTCCAATGCTTAACCTATTGATTTTACTTTTAGACAATTCAATTATTCGTTCACTTGACAAATCATCAGGATTCGCTTCAAGCGTGATTTCAGGATTTTCTGAAACAGAATAGCTATTATAAACTGCAGCAATCAGAAAATTAATCTCTTCAGAAGTTAAAACCGAAGGCGTTCCTCCACCAAAATAAATAGTCTCAACCTGTTCCTTTTCGAACTCACTTTTGCGCATTTGAATTTCTTTGGCAATAGCCAAAACCATCTCCTCTTTCTTCTTCATGGAAGTCGAAAAATGAAAGTCGCAGTAATGACAAGCCTGCTTGCAAAAAGGGATATGAATGTAGATTCCGCTCATTTATTAGTGTTCAGTCGCAGTCGCAGTTTCCAGTTACTGAGACTGAAAAC contains:
- a CDS encoding DUF4407 domain-containing protein, with product MLKQFFILCSGADKDLLEGCSEGEQTKYVGIGATVFFTAVMAFLASSYALFTVFDSIYPAIAFGIVWSLLIFNLDRFIVSTIRKRDQLGSEFLQATPRIILAVIIAIVISKPLEIKIFEKEINTVLLKEKNAMALNNKKEVANYFKSDLDKNKAEIDKLKSEITNKEKEVNTLYETYITEAEGTAGTKKLGKGPVFKEKIAKHDLVKKELDTLQKTNLAKIAEMEKNNKTLQTDLDKKVTETQPIIDGFDGLMARINALDKLPWLPSFFIMLLFLAIETSPIIAKLLSPKGEYDFKLEDLETALKATIEQDKYQRGLLVKTSASMHDKVYEDIADDKKLYDLQRKNASDLLELQSNNFVEKQKRTL
- a CDS encoding PH domain-containing protein, encoding MKEQFKKFLNEEQDPKAIEKIASKLSDLLMKNEEIGYIAVQKKPAITVLPDSIVLTNKRIIICQPKNLGLSMNFIDYTWDEIEGTFVKENILGSEFSFTTRTNMEVSIDYIPKIQARKIFTYAKEQLDILKSGTIPNAPITDEVSIASIEKVEVVEEMETEEVISFAEIMPVTPPVYTMENEQFNTSAEAPKESGLSGLSQDELFEKLQNYKKLLDNGLILQGEYDAFKKEILSYM
- a CDS encoding DUF423 domain-containing protein, producing MDKKIISTGALFGMIAIILGAFGAHALKKVLSLEQLSTFETGVRYQMYHAVFLLFIGLTNDLSQKAKKTIYFLVLFGVILFSGSIYLLATNDLTSFDFKAIGFVTPIGGLLLILAWGVLLTKIINKKS
- the hemW gene encoding radical SAM family heme chaperone HemW — translated: MSGIYIHIPFCKQACHYCDFHFSTSMKKKEEMVLAIAKEIQMRKSEFEKEQVETIYFGGGTPSVLTSEEINFLIAAVYNSYSVSENPEITLEANPDDLSSERIIELSKSKINRLSIGIQSFFEDDLQLMNRAHNSAEAKKCLEEATKYFDNISLDLIYGIPGMSNEKWKQNIETALSFGIPHISSYALTVEPKTALNKLIQSGKIAAPKDEVAQEHFAILVEILEANDFIHYELSNFGKANYFSKNNSAYWLGKKYIGIGPSAHSYNGVSRSWNISNNSLYLKSIEEDKLPNETETLSVADRYNEYVMTGLRTIWGVSLDRIENEFGVDYLKYLKKQIQKFLNDDLIYIENNILKPTKKGKFLTDGIASDLFYLNLE
- a CDS encoding MmcQ/YjbR family DNA-binding protein — encoded protein: MNLVTYYEYCLSKKGVTEHFPFDEDTLVFKVGGKMFALSSLNQWEKGQPAVNLKCDPERAQELRAEYDAIQPGFHMSKIHWNTIKINTDVSDTLVKELIDYSYDLVFKSLTKKLQNEIIELEN
- the pckA gene encoding phosphoenolpyruvate carboxykinase (ATP); this translates as MDNNTLFTQSISLKDLGIENATVHYQLSPDELHEITIKSGQGIEISTGALAINTGEYTGRSPQDRFIVKDSITENQVWWGKVNLPFEPDAFEALYNKVTAYLANKEVFARDSYVCADPNYRLNVRVITETAWANLFCYNMFLRPEIQELADFTPEWTLLCVPSFLADPAVDGTRQKNFAILDFTRKVVLIGGTGYTGEMKKGIFSALNFIMPVFKNTLPMHCSANVGKEGDTAIFFGLSGTGKTTLSADPNRKLIGDDEHGWTNENTVFNFEGGCYAKVINLTEENEPDIFRAIKKGAILENIGIKKGTNEVDFEDISITQNTRVSYPIYHIDNIQPGSIGRNPKNIFFLTADSFGILPPISKLTPGQAAYHFISGYTAKVAGTEEGITEPQPNFSACFGAPFMPLHPTKYAEMLSKKMKDANVKVWLINTGWTGGPYGTGSRMKLKYTRAMITAALNGELDNVAFENHKVFGIAKPQTCPNVPSEILNPRNTWEDPELYDKKAVELAQKFKANFAQFEEFANAEIMAGAPLA
- a CDS encoding cyclase family protein yields the protein MIATINNEFKVDLSKPIDISIPLTNTAENPIAWYIEKPVIEPVVFGDWIGKVSEGKSSTNFNNIFFNPHGHGTHTECLGHITREFYSINQSLKQFFFFAELVSVVPELLGEDLVITMDSISTALDVTLKLGVPKEALIIRTLPNFKLKKSLKYSHTNPPYLDEAAARFIRESGIQHLLIDLPSVDKEKDDGKLLAHKAFWNVTDINNLNADARLESTITEMIFVPNEIQDGSYLLNLQIASFENDASPSKPVLYAILNNES